One Streptomyces formicae genomic window, GCGAAACACCGAGGCGCACGCGCCGAAACCGCGCTGGGCCAGTCTCTGGCGCACCACCGGCCCAGACGACGAGGAGACGCCGATGCCCCCAGGCATCACGATCGCCGCAGACGCTCCCGAGCTGTCTGCCGCCAACACCGGGTTCATGCTCATCTGTTCCGCCCTGGTGATGCTGATGACGCCGGCCCTCGCCTTCTTCTACGGAGGCATGGTCCGCGTCAAGAGCACCCTCAACATGCTGATGATGAGCTTCATCAGCCTGGGGATCGTCAGCGTCCTGTGGGTCCTCTACGGCTTCTCCGTCGCCTTCGGCACCGACCACGGCAGCCTCTTCGGGTGGCAGGGCGACTACGTCGGGCTCAGCGGCATCGGCCTGAACGAGCTCTGGGACGGCTACACCATCCCGGTCTATGTCTTCGCCGTCTTCCAGCTGATGTTCGCCGTCCTCACGCCCGCCCTGATCAGCGGCGCCCTCGCGGACCGCGTGAAGTTCACGGCCTGGGCGCTGTTCATCACCCTGTGGGCCACGATCGTGTACTTCCCCGTCGCCCACTGGGTGTGGGGCACCGGCGGCTGGGCGTTCGAGCTCGGCGTCATCGACTTCGCGGGCGGCACGGCCGTACACATCAACGCGGGCGCCGCCGCCCTCGGCGTGATCCTCGTCATCGGCAAGCGCGTCGGCTTCAAGAAGGACCCGATGCGGCCGCACTCCCTGCCGCTCGTGATGCTCGGCGCGGGCCTGCTCTGGTTCGGCTGGTTCGGCTTCAACGCCGGATCGTGGCTCGGCAACGACGACGGCGTCGGCGCGCTCATGTTCCTCAACACGCAGGTCGCCACCGCCGGCGCCATGCTCGCCTGGCTCGCCTACGAGAAGATCCGCCACGGCGCGTTCACCACGCTCGGCGCCGCCTCCGGCGCCGTCGCGGGACTCGTCGCCATCACCCCCTCCGGCGGCTCCTGCTCGCCGCTCGGCGCGATCGCCATCGGCGCCGTCGCGGGTCTGCTGTGCGCGATGGCCGTCGGCCTCAAGTTCCGGTTCGGATACGACGACTCCCTCGACGTCGTCGGCGTCCACATGGTCGGCGGTGTGGTCGGCTCGATCCTCGTCGGCTTCTTCGCCACCGGTGGCGGGCAGTCCAAGGCCCAGGGCCTCTTCTACGGTGGCGGCCTCAGCCAGTTGTGGAAGCAGCTCGCGGGCGTCGGCGCCGTCCTCGCGTACTCCCTGATCGTCTCCGCGATCCTCGCCCTGCTCATCGACAAGACCATCGGGATGCGGGTCGACGAGGAAGAGGAGGTCGCGGGCATCGACCAGGTCCAGCACGCCGAGACGGCGTACGACTTCAGCGGCGCGGGCGGCGGCACCGCTCCCCGCACGGCGGCGCTGCCCGCGCCCGGCGCGGACGGCGTACCGACGAAGAAGAACAAGAAGGTGGACGCATGAAGCTCATCACCGCGGTCGTCAAGCCGCACCGGCTCGACGAGATCAAGGAAGCCCTCCAGGCCTTCGGCGTCCAGGGCCTCACCGTCACCGAGGCCAGCGGCTACGGGCGCCAGCGCGGGCACACCGAGGTCTACCGGGGCGCGGAGTACACCGTCGACCTGGTGCCGAAGATCCGCATCGAGGTCCTCGTCGAGGACGACGACGCCGAACAACTCATCGATGTCGTGGTCAAGGCCGCCCGTAC contains:
- a CDS encoding ammonium transporter: MPPGITIAADAPELSAANTGFMLICSALVMLMTPALAFFYGGMVRVKSTLNMLMMSFISLGIVSVLWVLYGFSVAFGTDHGSLFGWQGDYVGLSGIGLNELWDGYTIPVYVFAVFQLMFAVLTPALISGALADRVKFTAWALFITLWATIVYFPVAHWVWGTGGWAFELGVIDFAGGTAVHINAGAAALGVILVIGKRVGFKKDPMRPHSLPLVMLGAGLLWFGWFGFNAGSWLGNDDGVGALMFLNTQVATAGAMLAWLAYEKIRHGAFTTLGAASGAVAGLVAITPSGGSCSPLGAIAIGAVAGLLCAMAVGLKFRFGYDDSLDVVGVHMVGGVVGSILVGFFATGGGQSKAQGLFYGGGLSQLWKQLAGVGAVLAYSLIVSAILALLIDKTIGMRVDEEEEVAGIDQVQHAETAYDFSGAGGGTAPRTAALPAPGADGVPTKKNKKVDA
- a CDS encoding P-II family nitrogen regulator, which produces MKLITAVVKPHRLDEIKEALQAFGVQGLTVTEASGYGRQRGHTEVYRGAEYTVDLVPKIRIEVLVEDDDAEQLIDVVVKAARTGKIGDGKVWSVPVDTAVRVRTGERGPDAL